A DNA window from Streptomyces sp. B21-083 contains the following coding sequences:
- a CDS encoding SAM-dependent methyltransferase — translation MTGQHPIEIDTSRPHPARMYDWYLGGKDNYPVDEAMGRQMLALDPRVPVMAKVNRAFMHRATRWLAGHGVRQFLDVGTGIPTEPNLHQIAQEIAPDARVVYCDNDPIVLAHAAALLRGTEEGVTEYLQADVRDPDAIIEGAKKVLDFERPVALSLVALLHFVSDADGAHDLVGRLLAALPAGSYLMMTHATADFSPEESAAAIAKLKAAGVTLALRSRTEFGHFFDGLDLVEPGVEVVDKWHPELGEPVPGQEDGVIPGYGALGRTS, via the coding sequence ATGACCGGGCAGCACCCCATAGAGATCGACACCAGCAGGCCTCATCCCGCGCGGATGTACGACTGGTACCTGGGCGGCAAGGACAACTACCCGGTCGACGAGGCGATGGGCCGGCAGATGCTCGCCCTCGACCCGCGGGTCCCGGTGATGGCGAAGGTCAACCGCGCTTTCATGCACCGCGCCACGCGCTGGCTGGCCGGGCACGGCGTCCGGCAGTTCCTGGACGTCGGCACCGGCATCCCGACCGAGCCGAACCTCCACCAGATCGCCCAGGAGATCGCGCCGGACGCGCGGGTCGTCTACTGCGACAACGACCCGATCGTGCTGGCCCACGCGGCGGCCCTGCTGCGCGGTACGGAGGAGGGCGTCACCGAGTACCTCCAGGCCGATGTGCGCGACCCGGACGCCATCATCGAGGGCGCGAAGAAGGTCCTGGACTTCGAGCGGCCCGTGGCGCTCTCCCTGGTCGCCCTGCTGCACTTCGTCTCCGACGCGGACGGCGCACACGACCTGGTCGGCCGCCTGCTCGCCGCCCTGCCCGCCGGCAGCTACCTGATGATGACCCACGCGACCGCCGACTTCTCCCCGGAGGAGTCGGCGGCGGCGATCGCGAAGCTCAAGGCCGCGGGCGTCACCCTCGCCCTGCGCTCCCGCACCGAGTTCGGCCACTTCTTCGACGGCCTCGATCTGGTCGAGCCCGGCGTCGAGGTGGTCGACAAGTGGCATCCGGAGCTGGGCGAGCCGGTCCCGGGCCAGGAGGATGGCGTGATTCCGGGGTACGGAGCACTGGGCCGCACGTCCTGA
- a CDS encoding DUF397 domain-containing protein, whose translation MPAGELGSEGWHKPWSGGNGGNCLEAMKLADGRIALRQSTDPEGPALIYTTAEMLAFIEGAKAGEADFLLS comes from the coding sequence ATGCCCGCCGGTGAGCTGGGCAGCGAGGGCTGGCACAAGCCGTGGAGCGGCGGCAACGGCGGCAACTGCCTGGAGGCGATGAAGCTCGCCGACGGCCGGATCGCCCTGCGGCAGTCCACCGATCCCGAAGGCCCGGCGCTCATCTACACCACGGCCGAGATGCTCGCCTTCATCGAGGGCGCCAAGGCCGGGGAGGCCGACTTTCTGCTTTCGTGA
- a CDS encoding helix-turn-helix domain-containing protein, with protein sequence MSEPRSAPTVGQVVLGRRLLDLRERAGLRREEAARVLRVAPATVRRMEMAEVALKIPYLQLLLKSYGVSDHEADAFVQLAEDANQPGWWQRFHDVLPGWFSMHVSLEGAASLIRQYEPHFVPGLLQTEEYALGVLRSGAIGQTRPEDIERHVALRMERQSLLTREGAPRLWVVMDETVLRRPVGGPEVMRAQIDTLLEATNLPNVTLQVAPFLSGPHPGTYGPFVLFRFAVPELPDMVYSEYLTGAIYLDSRTEVATHLEVMDRMAAQSATAHRTKEILRDLRKEL encoded by the coding sequence GTGAGCGAACCGCGGTCCGCGCCGACGGTCGGACAGGTCGTCCTGGGCCGACGCCTGCTGGACCTGCGGGAACGCGCGGGCCTGCGGCGTGAGGAGGCCGCGCGCGTCCTCCGGGTCGCCCCCGCCACCGTCCGCCGTATGGAGATGGCGGAGGTCGCCCTCAAGATTCCGTACCTCCAGCTCCTTCTGAAGTCGTACGGCGTCTCGGACCACGAGGCCGACGCGTTCGTCCAGCTGGCCGAGGACGCCAATCAGCCCGGGTGGTGGCAGCGGTTCCACGACGTGCTGCCCGGCTGGTTCTCCATGCACGTCAGCCTGGAGGGCGCGGCGAGTCTCATCCGCCAGTACGAGCCGCACTTCGTCCCCGGACTCCTGCAGACCGAGGAGTACGCGCTCGGCGTCCTGAGATCGGGCGCCATCGGCCAGACCAGACCCGAGGACATCGAACGCCATGTCGCGCTGCGCATGGAACGCCAGAGCCTGCTCACCCGTGAGGGCGCGCCCCGGCTGTGGGTCGTGATGGACGAGACCGTTCTGCGCCGCCCGGTGGGCGGTCCGGAGGTGATGCGTGCGCAGATCGACACCCTGCTCGAAGCCACGAACCTGCCCAACGTGACGCTCCAGGTCGCCCCCTTCCTGTCGGGGCCGCACCCGGGGACGTACGGGCCGTTCGTGCTCTTCCGTTTTGCCGTGCCGGAACTCCCGGACATGGTCTACAGCGAGTACCTGACCGGCGCCATCTATCTGGATTCGCGCACCGAGGTGGCCACCCACCTGGAGGTCATGGACCGCATGGCGGCTCAGTCCGCTACAGCACATCGCACGAAGGAGATCCTCCGGGATCTCCGCAAGGAGCTCTGA
- a CDS encoding ATP-binding protein encodes MASVIPSPPLGTDAAADRSGPGAAASPRPGTAAERRFRFELAAHPGSPAQARRLTRARLTGWSVCEDTCDTAALVVTELVTNAIVHTASSHIVCELHDGADLVRIAVRDEGRAPGVPHQSPQRADDEGGRGLLLVEAMCRAWGAQEHGPGLLVWAELARAADVSAGILDDTEIRNDLGWGAPSPRPGTAGDPDPEPADDTQAPGGHHGRHRFQKHANSGTGTEAEWV; translated from the coding sequence GTGGCAAGCGTGATTCCGTCCCCGCCCTTAGGAACAGACGCCGCCGCGGACCGCTCCGGTCCCGGGGCCGCGGCCTCGCCGCGCCCCGGTACGGCGGCCGAGCGCCGGTTCCGCTTCGAGCTGGCCGCCCATCCGGGCTCGCCCGCGCAGGCCCGGCGCCTGACGCGTGCCCGGCTCACGGGCTGGTCGGTCTGCGAGGACACCTGCGACACGGCGGCCCTGGTCGTCACCGAGCTGGTCACCAACGCCATCGTGCACACCGCGAGCAGCCACATAGTCTGCGAGCTGCACGACGGCGCCGACCTGGTGCGCATAGCCGTGCGTGACGAGGGCCGCGCGCCCGGCGTGCCCCATCAGTCGCCGCAGCGCGCCGATGACGAGGGTGGCAGGGGACTGCTCCTCGTAGAGGCCATGTGCAGGGCCTGGGGCGCCCAGGAGCACGGCCCCGGCCTGCTGGTCTGGGCGGAACTGGCCCGGGCTGCCGACGTGAGCGCCGGCATCCTCGACGACACCGAGATCCGCAACGATCTCGGCTGGGGCGCGCCATCGCCCCGTCCCGGCACGGCCGGCGACCCCGATCCGGAGCCCGCCGACGACACACAGGCTCCAGGCGGCCACCACGGGCGCCACAGGTTCCAGAAGCACGCGAACTCGGGGACGGGGACAGAGGCCGAATGGGTGTAA
- a CDS encoding DUF899 domain-containing protein, whose product MTLPRIVSRDEWRAAREALLVKEEVVMRARDALNAERRELPMVAVDEEYVFEGGDGKATLLDLFEGRRLLVVHHFMFAPEWDEGCPGCSEFLDRVGHLAHLWARDASFAVVSRTPYTRILPFKARMGWTVPWFSSYGNDFNRDFLVTSERAGEVVERSGVSCFLRDRDQVFHTYSAYGRGLEGLGSAAGFLDLMPLGPDADSENVRHHDAYDD is encoded by the coding sequence ATGACACTTCCGCGGATCGTTTCGCGCGACGAATGGCGGGCGGCACGCGAGGCGCTGCTGGTCAAGGAGGAGGTCGTCATGCGCGCGCGTGACGCGCTGAACGCCGAGCGGCGCGAACTGCCCATGGTCGCGGTGGACGAGGAGTACGTGTTCGAGGGCGGCGACGGCAAGGCGACCCTGCTCGACCTCTTCGAAGGCCGCCGCCTGCTCGTCGTCCACCACTTCATGTTCGCCCCCGAATGGGACGAGGGCTGCCCCGGCTGCTCCGAGTTCCTCGACCGCGTCGGTCACCTGGCGCACCTGTGGGCACGCGACGCCTCGTTCGCGGTCGTGTCCCGGACGCCGTACACGCGGATCCTGCCTTTCAAGGCGCGGATGGGGTGGACGGTGCCGTGGTTCTCGTCGTACGGCAACGACTTCAACCGCGACTTCCTGGTGACCTCCGAGCGCGCGGGGGAGGTCGTCGAGCGGTCCGGCGTGAGCTGTTTCCTGCGCGACCGTGACCAGGTCTTCCACACGTACTCGGCGTACGGGCGAGGCCTGGAGGGACTCGGGTCGGCCGCCGGCTTCCTGGACCTCATGCCACTTGGACCGGACGCGGACAGCGAGAACGTGCGCCATCACGACGCGTACGACGACTGA
- a CDS encoding FUSC family protein codes for MSRPNSTRPRFALPPWLAHTLRAQRGPVPWNAVLRGALAAGPLLLAGVLADRTSLGVVAALGAMLAGINDRPGSRRSSVRRLGVPASAGALGLVVGTYAGQQFGAVPLTLLLTGLGLLAGGISAIGPVASGAGTQLLVAAAIGAGMPLPEPGWERALLFLAGAGWLLTLRLALPTPGGSAGDFRFDGERTAVAAVYDAVAQLLDAAGTDEAGTRRVALTAALDHAQDALGGPRIRQYASSADERRLRTQYAAALPLAEAATALAWTGDALHARVAEGPRRLAAAVRTNTHTGPLPAPARSAPGLRALDDALLHAADAFDRGGDTHDLHTRRRGVLALLRTAVDSGGREYGLRVALCFGAGAAVAQATHHAHWYWIPATAVFLVKPDLGPLVSRVLCRAAGTVLGAVVFAGFAAVLPRPEGLVALVAVSGALIPVATRHFAAQTAVVTVLVLALVMVGGEPQASWNRILETLVACALVLIVGHLPMPGQRGGGVRARLARAAEAAQDYLQHVMSGSDDRHARWMLRREAYRALAEARTAIAHSAAELPALARHTEGTEEVAATLERIVDTATACAVHLDDTGHLTRRHTEHLTELLDELAVRRERAGLRVRVPEAGERPLAG; via the coding sequence GTGTCACGCCCCAACAGCACGCGCCCGCGTTTCGCCCTGCCGCCCTGGCTCGCCCACACCCTCCGCGCCCAGCGCGGCCCCGTTCCCTGGAACGCGGTCCTCCGGGGTGCGCTGGCCGCCGGGCCGTTGCTGCTGGCCGGGGTGCTGGCGGACCGTACCTCCCTCGGTGTCGTCGCCGCGCTCGGTGCGATGCTCGCCGGGATCAACGACCGGCCGGGCAGTCGGCGTTCCTCCGTCAGACGGCTCGGCGTGCCCGCGTCGGCGGGTGCTCTCGGGCTGGTCGTCGGGACGTACGCCGGACAGCAGTTCGGAGCCGTGCCGCTGACCCTTCTCCTCACCGGCCTCGGGCTTCTCGCGGGCGGCATCAGCGCCATCGGGCCCGTCGCGTCCGGCGCGGGCACGCAACTGCTCGTCGCCGCCGCCATCGGAGCCGGGATGCCGTTGCCCGAGCCGGGCTGGGAACGGGCGCTGCTCTTCCTGGCGGGCGCCGGCTGGCTGCTCACCCTGCGGCTCGCGCTGCCCACCCCCGGAGGCAGCGCCGGTGACTTCCGGTTCGACGGGGAACGGACCGCCGTCGCCGCCGTGTACGACGCCGTCGCCCAGCTCCTCGACGCCGCAGGGACGGACGAGGCCGGCACCCGGCGCGTCGCCCTCACCGCAGCGCTCGACCACGCCCAGGACGCGCTCGGCGGACCCCGGATCCGCCAGTACGCCAGTTCCGCGGACGAGCGACGGCTGCGCACCCAGTACGCCGCCGCGCTGCCCCTCGCCGAGGCTGCGACGGCCCTCGCCTGGACCGGGGACGCCCTCCACGCGCGCGTGGCGGAAGGACCCCGGCGCCTCGCAGCCGCCGTACGGACCAACACGCACACCGGACCGCTCCCCGCCCCGGCCCGCTCCGCACCGGGGCTGCGCGCCCTCGACGACGCGCTGCTGCACGCCGCCGACGCGTTCGACCGGGGTGGCGACACACACGACCTGCACACCAGGCGCCGTGGCGTCCTGGCCCTGCTCCGCACGGCCGTCGACTCCGGTGGGCGCGAGTACGGGCTGCGCGTGGCGCTCTGCTTCGGCGCGGGTGCGGCCGTCGCGCAGGCCACGCACCACGCCCATTGGTACTGGATTCCGGCCACCGCCGTCTTCCTCGTCAAGCCCGACCTTGGGCCGCTCGTCTCGCGTGTCCTGTGCCGGGCGGCGGGGACGGTCCTCGGGGCCGTCGTCTTCGCAGGGTTCGCCGCCGTACTCCCCCGGCCCGAGGGGCTCGTCGCCCTCGTCGCCGTGAGCGGCGCGCTGATCCCGGTCGCCACCCGGCACTTCGCCGCCCAGACAGCCGTCGTGACGGTGCTCGTGCTCGCCCTGGTGATGGTGGGCGGCGAGCCCCAGGCGTCGTGGAACCGGATCCTGGAGACCCTGGTCGCCTGTGCCCTCGTCCTCATCGTCGGGCATCTGCCCATGCCCGGGCAGCGGGGCGGGGGCGTACGGGCGCGGCTGGCGCGGGCCGCCGAGGCCGCGCAGGACTACCTCCAGCATGTGATGAGCGGCTCGGACGACCGGCACGCGCGCTGGATGCTGCGTCGCGAGGCCTACCGCGCGCTCGCCGAGGCCCGTACCGCCATCGCGCACTCCGCTGCCGAACTGCCCGCGCTGGCACGGCACACCGAGGGTACGGAGGAGGTCGCCGCCACCCTCGAACGCATCGTCGACACGGCGACCGCCTGCGCCGTACACCTCGACGACACCGGACACCTCACCCGTCGGCACACCGAACACCTCACCGAACTCCTGGACGAACTCGCCGTGCGGCGCGAGCGCGCCGGGTTGCGCGTACGGGTACCGGAGGCCGGGGAGAGGCCGCTCGCCGGTTGA
- a CDS encoding toll/interleukin-1 receptor domain-containing protein: MWDVFLSYSRGDVDRVRPLARALRDGGLSVFTDETGVASFAGISDTIRRELARSTALLAYYSAGYPEREACQWELTTAYLAGLGEGDPRRRVMVVNPEPGTGHIHPVELRDARHASADDLDTLVTVVRDHVGRLEGPMPVREYGAVRRTRGTPQPFPEFLGRLPELWQVHSALHAHSAPLVTGRAAAHAVQIRGMAGIGKTRLAQEYALRFEAAYPGGVYWLSGESYGDYEERYETYAGYASGAEARRGPTAGEPFLWIVDGIPGGRLSTRELARLAAPRPGGHTLFTLRSRAHDGLGTPVDLGPLDTAHARVLVGDDVLAQAVGGHPGASDLLGRAVRAGHAPGSLYDRLHGPGTSPLDTLAHGQGDDTAASMTASLVRDVDTPDAADVLRCAAALHPCR; the protein is encoded by the coding sequence GTGTGGGATGTCTTCCTCAGTTACAGCCGCGGTGATGTGGACCGGGTGCGTCCGCTGGCCCGGGCGCTGCGGGACGGCGGACTCTCCGTGTTCACGGACGAGACCGGAGTCGCGTCCTTCGCCGGCATCAGCGACACCATCCGGCGTGAACTCGCCCGCTCGACGGCCCTGCTGGCCTACTACTCGGCCGGCTATCCGGAACGTGAGGCCTGCCAGTGGGAGCTGACGACCGCCTATCTCGCGGGACTCGGCGAGGGCGATCCGCGCCGACGGGTCATGGTCGTCAACCCGGAGCCCGGCACCGGTCACATCCACCCTGTCGAACTGCGGGACGCCCGGCATGCCTCCGCCGACGACCTGGACACCCTCGTGACCGTCGTACGCGACCATGTCGGCCGGCTCGAAGGGCCGATGCCCGTCAGGGAGTACGGCGCGGTGCGCCGTACTCGGGGAACGCCCCAACCGTTCCCCGAGTTCCTCGGCCGGCTCCCCGAACTGTGGCAGGTGCACTCCGCACTGCACGCCCACTCCGCGCCCCTGGTCACCGGCCGCGCCGCCGCCCACGCCGTACAGATCCGCGGCATGGCGGGCATCGGCAAGACCCGGCTCGCACAGGAGTACGCGCTGCGCTTCGAGGCGGCCTACCCCGGCGGCGTGTACTGGCTGAGCGGTGAGTCGTACGGCGACTACGAGGAGCGGTACGAGACGTACGCGGGATACGCCTCCGGTGCGGAGGCGCGGCGCGGGCCGACCGCGGGCGAACCGTTCCTGTGGATCGTCGACGGGATCCCCGGCGGGCGGCTCTCCACCCGCGAACTCGCCCGCCTCGCCGCGCCCCGCCCGGGCGGCCACACCCTGTTCACACTGCGCAGCCGCGCGCACGACGGGCTGGGCACCCCCGTCGACCTCGGACCCCTCGACACGGCACACGCGCGCGTGCTCGTCGGTGACGACGTGCTCGCACAGGCGGTCGGCGGACATCCGGGCGCGTCGGACCTGCTCGGCCGGGCGGTCCGCGCGGGACACGCTCCCGGGTCTCTCTATGACCGGCTGCACGGACCGGGCACGTCCCCACTCGACACCCTCGCCCACGGCCAGGGCGACGACACGGCCGCGAGCATGACGGCGTCCCTCGTCCGGGACGTCGACACCCCGGACGCGGCCGACGTACTGCGCTGCGCGGCGGCCCTGCACCCCTGCCGCTGA
- a CDS encoding GNAT family N-acetyltransferase — protein sequence MEDDLALRVHERLTAGPGLRPVGAAEGHRFGLWDLASLAEGALGECADPDSFTASHEKRLRLRLGATGREYAHNDDYRRRYWIRDPTEHREGGRPRGPLGTVAVDTWPSGVGSLRVSSLYVHPVARRRGLASSTLDTVYEACRAEGLHGFRLDTCWTWQRSVRYYLNRGLWVTSWKHALGLARLSYLPRYEVRETEGELTFLVADPEACAPGVTVPLLVADTRDGRLRLRETEQYARTRDELNAVRYYARSTLALHLAVRGLPLVRGEEEWAEALAGRWCDIGDPEGLARKIDVFEQVARDDGWRLTGLYGRSSHSRHD from the coding sequence ATGGAAGATGATCTCGCCCTGCGCGTGCACGAACGTCTGACGGCGGGCCCCGGCCTACGCCCGGTCGGGGCCGCCGAAGGACACCGGTTCGGCCTCTGGGACCTGGCCTCACTCGCCGAGGGCGCCCTCGGCGAGTGCGCCGACCCGGACTCGTTCACGGCCTCGCACGAGAAGCGGTTGCGCCTTCGGCTGGGGGCGACCGGGCGGGAGTACGCGCACAACGACGACTACCGCAGGAGGTACTGGATCCGGGACCCCACCGAGCACAGGGAAGGCGGCCGGCCGAGGGGACCGCTCGGGACTGTCGCCGTGGACACCTGGCCGAGCGGCGTGGGCTCGCTGCGCGTCTCGTCGCTGTACGTCCATCCCGTCGCCCGCCGACGCGGCCTCGCCTCGTCGACGCTGGACACGGTGTACGAGGCGTGCCGCGCCGAGGGCCTGCACGGCTTCCGGCTCGACACGTGCTGGACCTGGCAGCGGAGCGTTCGCTACTACCTCAACCGGGGCCTGTGGGTGACGTCGTGGAAGCACGCGCTCGGGCTCGCCCGGCTGTCGTACCTGCCCAGGTACGAAGTCAGGGAGACCGAGGGCGAGTTGACGTTCCTGGTGGCGGATCCGGAGGCGTGCGCACCCGGAGTGACGGTCCCGCTGCTCGTCGCCGATACCCGCGACGGGCGGCTGCGGTTGCGGGAGACCGAGCAGTACGCCCGTACCCGCGACGAGCTGAACGCCGTCCGGTACTACGCACGGTCGACACTCGCCCTGCATCTCGCCGTGCGCGGGCTGCCGTTGGTGAGAGGGGAGGAGGAGTGGGCCGAGGCGCTCGCGGGCCGATGGTGCGACATCGGCGACCCGGAGGGTCTCGCGCGGAAGATCGACGTCTTCGAGCAGGTGGCACGCGACGACGGCTGGCGACTGACAGGCCTGTACGGCCGGTCGTCCCACTCGCGCCACGACTGA
- a CDS encoding RidA family protein has translation MLKRVTVPGLFPPPTYSHASVVEAGTRLAFLAGSVPLDAEGQIVGVGDPVRQAEQVIANLGEQLRAVGSDFAHVLATDVYVVSGEPEVLGAVWEVVEASGLSTGPHSSTLIGVACLGYSGQLVEITATAAVP, from the coding sequence ATGCTCAAGCGCGTCACCGTCCCCGGTCTGTTCCCGCCGCCCACGTACTCCCATGCGTCCGTCGTCGAGGCGGGCACGCGTCTCGCGTTTCTCGCCGGCTCCGTGCCGCTGGACGCGGAGGGGCAGATCGTCGGCGTGGGCGATCCGGTGCGGCAGGCGGAGCAGGTGATCGCCAATCTGGGCGAGCAACTCCGGGCGGTGGGCAGCGACTTCGCGCATGTCCTGGCGACCGATGTGTATGTCGTGAGCGGCGAGCCGGAGGTACTGGGCGCCGTCTGGGAGGTCGTCGAGGCGTCCGGCCTGTCCACCGGACCGCATTCGTCGACCCTGATCGGGGTGGCCTGCCTCGGGTACTCCGGACAGCTGGTGGAGATCACGGCGACGGCCGCCGTCCCGTAA
- a CDS encoding GNAT family N-acetyltransferase, whose amino-acid sequence MTPSAPAPKITLRRATADDAGAAADVLLRSRSAALPTVGWPRSDNEVRDYFRDVVVPHRETWIAEAPYGGGTVGVLVLAGDEVSQLYLLPDWRGHGIGDLFVALAKERSPGGLTLWTFQVNKPAHRFYERHGFVAVEHTDGSENEEREPDVRYVWQPNRA is encoded by the coding sequence GTGACCCCCTCAGCCCCCGCCCCGAAGATCACCCTCCGCCGCGCGACGGCCGACGACGCCGGTGCCGCGGCCGACGTGCTGTTGCGGTCCAGATCCGCCGCCCTACCCACGGTCGGCTGGCCACGGTCCGACAACGAGGTCCGCGACTACTTCCGGGACGTGGTGGTGCCGCACCGCGAGACCTGGATCGCGGAGGCGCCGTACGGGGGCGGGACGGTCGGTGTGCTGGTACTCGCCGGTGACGAGGTGTCCCAGTTGTATCTGCTCCCCGACTGGCGTGGGCACGGCATCGGTGACCTCTTCGTCGCCCTCGCGAAGGAACGCAGCCCGGGCGGGCTGACCCTGTGGACCTTTCAGGTCAACAAGCCCGCCCACCGCTTCTACGAGCGCCACGGTTTCGTCGCCGTCGAGCACACCGACGGCAGCGAGAACGAGGAGCGTGAGCCGGACGTGCGGTACGTCTGGCAGCCGAACCGCGCATAG
- a CDS encoding aspartate/glutamate racemase family protein, whose translation MRIVVTNCNTTRTMTEEIVRGARAAAGPGTSVHGLTPGWGPESAEGWLDSYLSAAAVLDTLRTYEGPCDAVVMAGFGEHGREGVRELMDVPVVDITEAAAHLACLLGRRYGVVTTLERSCGQIEDSLDIAGVGRNCAAVVGTGLGVLELGDDRRTEEAFVAAAERAVAAGAEVLVLGCAGMTGLQRAVGEKLGLPVVDGVGAAVKLAESLVALGLTTSRAGSYAKPLPKRRGWGRPAE comes from the coding sequence GTGCGGATCGTCGTCACCAACTGCAATACGACGCGGACGATGACCGAGGAGATCGTACGAGGTGCCCGGGCCGCCGCAGGCCCCGGCACCTCCGTGCATGGTCTCACCCCCGGGTGGGGCCCCGAGTCGGCGGAAGGCTGGCTCGACAGCTACCTCTCGGCCGCCGCCGTCCTCGACACGCTGCGAACGTACGAGGGCCCCTGCGACGCCGTCGTCATGGCCGGGTTCGGTGAGCACGGGCGGGAAGGCGTACGGGAGTTGATGGACGTACCCGTCGTCGACATCACCGAGGCCGCCGCGCACCTCGCGTGTCTGCTCGGGCGGCGCTACGGGGTCGTCACCACCCTCGAACGCTCGTGCGGCCAGATCGAGGACAGCCTCGACATCGCCGGCGTCGGCCGGAACTGCGCCGCCGTCGTCGGCACCGGCCTCGGCGTCCTCGAACTCGGCGACGACCGGCGCACCGAGGAGGCGTTCGTCGCGGCGGCCGAGCGGGCGGTGGCGGCGGGGGCCGAGGTACTGGTCCTGGGTTGCGCGGGGATGACCGGTCTGCAGCGGGCGGTGGGGGAGAAGCTGGGGCTGCCGGTGGTCGACGGGGTGGGCGCGGCGGTCAAGCTGGCGGAGTCACTGGTCGCCCTGGGGCTGACGACGAGCCGGGCGGGGAGCTACGCGAAGCCGTTGCCCAAGAGACGGGGGTGGGGGCGACCGGCGGAGTGA
- a CDS encoding NCS1 family nucleobase:cation symporter-1, with product MSLADRAEVTGTPAFVPDPRLTNEDLAPAGKRNWKVFDLFAMWMSDVHNLGNYTFAAGLLVLGMNVWQIFTSLLVGFVIIYVGMNWMGRIGQRHGVPFPVISRISFGVWGANIPALIRAVIAIMWYGIQTYLASVAVNVMLLAAWPNLESWTHSSFLGLDALGWLSFVSLWLIQALIISQGMESVRKFQDFCGPAIWLVMIALAVWVLSKAGWTISLTSTPHPVSVGEQWRQWFGAIGLIIATYGTLMLNFCDFSRFAPDYKTVKRGNFWGLPFNSTAFVIVSVIVTAGSIEVFGEAITDPAELVAKVGNTWVLVLAALTFAVATMGVNIVANFVSPAYDLANVWPQKISFRIGGMISTVAALVVTPWNLFSNPTVVQYFLGGLGAFLGPLFGVIMLDYFWVKKGRIDVDELFNGEPGSRYYYRKGVNPKALWAFLPAAGVAAVLALVKDFHDVAPYSWFIGTALAAGLYALLCRDERAESVGAETSSASDTASAAG from the coding sequence GTGTCCCTAGCCGACCGTGCCGAAGTCACCGGTACCCCAGCCTTCGTCCCCGATCCCCGGCTCACCAACGAGGACCTCGCGCCTGCGGGCAAGCGCAACTGGAAGGTCTTCGACCTCTTCGCGATGTGGATGTCGGACGTCCACAACCTCGGCAACTACACGTTCGCGGCCGGCCTGTTGGTCCTCGGCATGAACGTCTGGCAGATCTTCACCTCCCTCCTCGTAGGCTTCGTGATCATCTACGTCGGCATGAACTGGATGGGGAGGATCGGCCAGCGGCACGGCGTCCCGTTCCCCGTCATCAGCCGGATCAGTTTCGGCGTCTGGGGCGCCAACATCCCCGCGCTCATCAGGGCCGTCATTGCCATCATGTGGTACGGCATCCAGACCTACCTGGCCTCCGTCGCCGTCAACGTCATGCTCCTCGCGGCCTGGCCGAACCTCGAATCCTGGACGCACAGCTCGTTCCTCGGGCTCGACGCGCTCGGCTGGCTCTCCTTCGTCTCGCTGTGGCTGATCCAGGCGTTGATCATCAGCCAGGGCATGGAGTCCGTACGGAAGTTCCAGGACTTCTGCGGTCCGGCCATCTGGCTGGTCATGATCGCGCTCGCCGTCTGGGTCCTCTCCAAGGCGGGCTGGACCATCTCGCTCACCTCCACCCCGCACCCGGTCTCCGTCGGCGAGCAGTGGCGGCAGTGGTTCGGCGCGATCGGGCTGATCATCGCCACGTACGGCACGCTGATGCTCAACTTCTGCGACTTCTCCCGCTTCGCGCCCGACTACAAGACCGTCAAGCGCGGCAACTTCTGGGGACTGCCCTTCAACTCGACCGCCTTCGTGATCGTTTCGGTCATCGTCACGGCCGGCTCCATCGAGGTGTTCGGCGAGGCCATCACCGACCCGGCGGAGCTGGTCGCCAAGGTCGGCAACACCTGGGTGCTCGTCCTGGCGGCCCTGACCTTCGCCGTCGCCACCATGGGCGTCAACATCGTCGCCAACTTCGTCTCACCCGCGTACGACCTGGCCAACGTCTGGCCGCAGAAGATCAGCTTCAGGATCGGCGGAATGATCAGCACGGTGGCCGCGCTGGTGGTGACCCCGTGGAACCTCTTCTCCAACCCCACGGTCGTCCAGTACTTCCTCGGCGGTCTCGGCGCCTTCCTGGGACCGCTGTTCGGCGTGATCATGCTCGACTACTTCTGGGTCAAGAAGGGCCGCATCGACGTCGACGAACTCTTCAACGGCGAGCCCGGATCGCGCTATTACTACCGCAAGGGCGTCAATCCCAAGGCTCTGTGGGCCTTTCTGCCCGCGGCCGGTGTCGCGGCGGTGCTCGCCCTGGTGAAGGACTTCCATGATGTGGCCCCGTACTCGTGGTTCATCGGCACGGCGCTGGCGGCGGGGCTGTACGCGCTCCTGTGCCGGGACGAGCGGGCCGAGTCGGTCGGAGCCGAAACGTCATCCGCTTCCGATACCGCGTCCGCGGCGGGCTGA